Within the Carassius gibelio isolate Cgi1373 ecotype wild population from Czech Republic chromosome B4, carGib1.2-hapl.c, whole genome shotgun sequence genome, the region caTTAGAAATtgtatacaatttattttgtaattaaatcacGTAATTAAGTTACATGTTGCTCCCCAAAACTGACTGTCCAAATTTTTTTATGACTTATTcatacaaaaacatattaaagtcACCGTGAGATAAAAAtttatcattcttttttttattttattttttattagaatattCATTGTTATTGGTCTTTTTGGATTGGACTTGGATTGCACTAATCACTCTTATTGACAGGGCTTTATAAAGTGCACACTGAAAGCACATTTCAAACATGCTTAGATGCATTTGTCATGATTGTGAAAAAGGTCAAACTTGATTTTATGCCCAGTCACATATGCTTTCTAATCGTTATCATgccaaacaacaaaataaatcaatacattttccttttttcatGGTTTAAAGAGAGAAGGCTAGTGATTTTTGACCAGAACACTTAATAAAGTAAAGGATTTTCAACGCAGCACAagggtaaaataacaataataaaagtaataattgaaAACGGTAAAGCACTTTATTTACCTTTTACTGACACTTTACATATTATGTAAAATCTCAAATCATAAAATTTTATTTGTTCAACAGCAAAGACATTAAAGagacagaattttatttatttatttcctttataaTTATATAGTTGAGCTCCTCTGTTGGCCATTTAAATGCATCTCCTGATGGATCCATCACTACAGATAACGTACAGCCTTCCCAGATCAGAAGTCACGTGCTTGTGGCCATTGGGACAGATTGAAATAAGTCCCCAACTAGATCCAGGGGGATTCGATATAGTGATACCAGCTCTAAAATACACAAGAAAAATGGTTTCTGCTgaggaaaataatttaatttttgttcataattgccagtttctttaaactaaactaaatttcaaAGACATGTATTTTGTAGCTCACCTTTGCAGTAAATTCCCCTGAAGGTCAACACCAAAGACATTGCCATCACTTGCTACTTCGACCATGGACAGAGCTCCAGCAACAGCCTCAAAAGCACCTGACCCTCCACAGTTAGCACCAGTTACAGACTGTACAACACAAGAAGAGTGcgtgatctgttttttttttttttttttttacttttattttttactttaacaagTAATTATATTAAGCTGCCTAGAACTAGAGATTCAGTGATGCACTTCACAAGATTCTGAAATCTTAGCGGTGCACTCACCCTTCTGATGACGATATTTCCTGCAGCGTTCACTCCCCAACAGCTGTTCGGACCACAGCTGTAGTACTTCAGCTTTCCTGTAAGTTGAACCCAAGGAGCGTCACTGGATGGCATGACATTGTTAGCATCCTTATTTAAGCAGAAGACATCGTCTACCGGTGAAACACCTACAATAATCTGGTCACCCCCAGCATCCACTTGTTTGAGTTGAATGCCTGACAATATAACAAAGAGATTGAATGAAAAAAGCCAGCAACAGACTGAACATCAAACTTTAAAGCCACTAAGGCTGTATTTAGCAGTAATTGTTTTTACAGCAGTGACAATTGCATTCTGTAGCTAAACTCCAATTGTGATTTCG harbors:
- the LOC127956386 gene encoding fish-egg lectin-like, yielding MKVCLCILLFSHLFLYTIAYNCEVIPGTLKQIDAGLGVVGGVNDDNEVFLFLGTRFERIGSSLKHFTVGPAGELGANSTNNVFKFADGSFKQIPGIQLKQVDAGGDQIIVGVSPVDDVFCLNKDANNVMPSSDAPWVQLTGKLKYYSCGPNSCWGVNAAGNIVIRRSVTGANCGGSGAFEAVAGALSMVEVASDGNVFGVDLQGNLLQRAGITISNPPGSSWGLISICPNGHKHVTSDLGRLYVICSDGSIRRCI